GTGGAGGGTCTGGCAGGTGGCCGACTTGACCTTCATCACCTCAGGAGAGGCCTGGGTTGGTCTCTGGAGGGTGTGTTTCTATAGCCATACACTCGTGACCTCTGGGTTCAGGGTCATGTATTGTCAGAGTATGGCGCTGTCCGACTCCTTCACGCCCCCGGAGGTCGCCACGGCCCAGGTGCTCACTCTGCTAGGGCTGGTCGTGGGGTTCTGTGGAAACGCCGCCGCCGTCTACGCCCTCAGGAGCGTCTATTTCGGACTGGAGAAGCCGACGCCTATCCGCCGTGCGTTCGCAGTGGCTGGTACTCTGTGCTTGTTGTCCGCTGTGTGTTTTCTCATACCTCTCCTGTGGAACTTGAACTCGGTGGTGACCAATCAAACGATTGCGTTCCCTTCGAACTTCCACATGCCCCCTGCACCTGTGACCCAGAAACCAGGGGCAGGTATCGGGGTCGGGATCATAGGGTCGTTTATGATGATCGTCAGTGGAGTCATCTTCATCCTCTACAGGTTCCCTGTCAAGATGGGACCCAGAGTGGAGCCTTCTGGTCCAGAGGCAAGACACTTTGATGGGTCACGTGTTGGGACATTGTCCCCTGGGTCTGTGGGACACAGTATGGATATTCTGAGTAACTCTCAGGCCAGGGACAATCCTGCCTTCCACTCTGATGAGCGCTTGTGATTTTTGTCTGAGTTGGCCATATCCCATTTAGTATTTGAAGCATTGAAGCAGAAGTGATGTGACATGACACAGGAATAGCCGTTCGATGAAACTATGTGGTTCGTATGAGAACCCCTCCTCAGAACCTcagaacaagtgacatcaatcgccttcacctgggttcacctggtcagtctgtcatggaaagagcaggtgttcttaatgttttgtttacTCAGTGTACaccccattgattcttgaagaatatcatTTATGAATGCATCATGACCTGTCAttccccatcagaaccccaaatataagcttgtttcactccattgtttgtaaacaatgtaattgtaaacaaacgCTGTATGGCGTCATTGTGGTTAAAACGATCATTTCGGTATCATGGATGGATggtcactttgttattgtttgaactgcagattgcacCTTTAAAATATGTCATTACATTGATCATACATTGATTCGTAACATTCTTATACCTAATGGTTGTACTATAGTTGATAACAAAAAAGCACCTTTATTTTacagtcactgtgcatttgcgtTGTATTCAGTGAATACTGCTCCTGTAGAGTAGCAGTAAttgggagcacacacacacacactctcttttgAGGATGTACTTGCAACACACTTGTCTTTAGTCATTGCCTTGCAATCACTCCAAAGGGAGTTTGAAAACGGATTACATTAAACATGTTTTACATGTCATTTGTATTGCTGGTGTCATTGAATGTGTTTCtttgtatattatgcactgttgCTGTTTATTTGATCATATTGAAAATGTATTCTTGAACTTTTAAGGGCTCTTGACATCCAGGTACAATATTATACACATACACAATTCAGTCAGAAATAGTTGTGATAAATCATGTGATTAAAAGAGACAATGTTTTAatcaatacaattttatttgtttTGATGTAGAGTATCAACAGGATTGTTCCTCGGTCTGGTTTTAGACGGTACGGCAAGGACCTCAATTATCCTCTTTCCCTGACTGTGCCTTGCAGTCTGTAGAGCTCCCCCACTGACTGGTGAACGCTGGGTACTTACTGCCTttgtcccaagtggcaccctattccctatatagcgcactactttggaccagagaccaaatgtagtgcactataaagggaaaagggtgtaaTTAGGGACACATCCACTGTCTGCCCCTATTAGAACACATAGACCACATTGTTTCCTGGTAACAAGGCTTCCGTTAGCGGCCATAAGGTGTTATCGTGTTAAAGTCAAATATGGCTCTGGCAGAAACAGTCGTAGGTGTTTTGACAGTCGCAGACCGACAAAATCACATAATCCATTTGATTGTGCTacggaagaggaaggaggaagggattAGATTCTTTCCCAAATTGGTTCATTCATTGCTCTCTTTTGAGGATTTTAAAGGTTTTTATTCAGGTTTTTTACTTGCTTTGACAAGTTAAAACATAAAACATGTCCTTGTTAACTATGGTTAAAAAATGAAGACACCCGAGGCCAAGAAGAAGTGATGTGTATTGTGAAGCCTCTATTTGAGTCATTTGGGCCCCGTTCATGTGAACAGTGCAGGAGAGGAGGCTGAGACTGGCAGTGGCAGGACAGGTGAGTCCTTCACCAGACCTCTCAAAGCAGGAGTAAGGACCATCACAGTGGGGATTGTTACTCTGGATGAAAGTCAGGATAGTCAGATCCAGTGGACAGTACACTGTGTTGGGAGGACAAAAATAAGCTTTTTCAGTCAGGGGTCCAACACTCTTTTTTTGTCTGCAGAGGAACTCATTGAGACGATTGGTTGTGGTCTGGCTAAAGGAGGCAGAGGCCTTTATAGTGGGCAGGACACACCCTCACCATAGGCAGAATGAGCATATTAAAATACCTGACTGTGGGTCTTGTCTCTagtccagggctctccaaccctgttcctgtagtttTTTGCTCCAACCACAgatgtaactaacctgattcatctAATCAACCAGATAATTATTAGAATCGGGTGCGCTAGATTAAGGTTGgcgtgaaaacctacaggacagtagctgtCCAGGAACAGTGTTAActtggagagccctggtctagTCTATAGTTAGCACAGCGTTACTACAGTATAGCTGCGTGGTATAGTGGTGTGGCTGACGTAAATCTCAGGCATTAAGGTAGAAGGTTGAAAGGAGATGACAGGTTTATCGTAGATgttgtgtaacatgttctggatTCCCCACCGTTGTGTCATCACTCGCCCTGGCATTGAGGATCTTTGTTATTGTCCTCAGAGCATTGACTTCATTGTCTTACCTCCTCCTTATTGCCTTCAGCATAATGTTTCAGGGGGGGAAATATTACGATGTTTGCTAAGACTGAACACACAGTACTATTTTTTGTAAATGAGTCTGTAACAATACTAAAGTTGGTACAGTGACGTTGATAGTGAAGGAATAGATCGACACAACTCATGAACTTCATCGATCCAGAACCAAACCTGTCCTTAACCCGTAACCAGAACCTAACCTGTCCTTAACCCGTAACCAGAACCTAACCTGTCCTTAACCCGTAACCAGAACCTAACCTGTCCTTAACCCGTAACCAGAACCTAACCTGTGTTTAACCCGCAGCCAGAACCTAACCTGTCCTTAACCCGTAACCAGAACCTAACCTGTGCTTAACCCGTAACCAGAACTAAACCTGTCCTTAATCCGTAACCAGAACCTAACCTGTCCTTAACCCGTAACCAGAACCTAACCTGTCCTTAACccataacccaaaccctaaccgtTAATAGTGACCCTAACCACCCTGGCCCTAATCATTAACCATCAAGCGATAGACATCTCCCACAAGGCATTTCACAATCTGCTGAGAAAGGAACATAACTGTATCAGCACTGTACAACAGAGCTGTTGTGGTGTTCTGTGACTGTGAGATTGAAGTAGGATAGAACAGTTTCGAATGTTCCCTTTCATTGTGTTTCAAAGTGACATGTGACAACAGAGCTGTTTGCTGTTTAACATATAGTGGTTGGCTCCATGTGTTTCTCTGATGTAGGACCAACCACTGCCTATGATAGATCAAGCGATTAGCATAGGAAGCTATAATGACTTCCATTGTGAGGAGACAACAATGGGATCTTTCAGATGACAACATGGACACAGGAGGCAGTGGGGAGCAGTCCGAGCATTTCAAAGTCCAGGCGGGGTCTCGTAATGTGAAGACCTGGGAGGAACTGTAGCAGAGCACACTCAGGAGCAAGGGttcgtcccaaatggcgccctgTTCCTTaaatagtgccctacttttggccagctccttataggtcctggtcaaaagtaatacactgcatagggaatatggtCTCATTTGGAAATGAAATTATAGCATTGAAATGGACAGGAAGTATTTTACGGCTGTTGCTTCCGCTTGGCCGCGCAGGGAACCCCTGAGAAAGAGATTCATATCTCAATGGGA
This genomic window from Oncorhynchus nerka isolate Pitt River linkage group LG2, Oner_Uvic_2.0, whole genome shotgun sequence contains:
- the LOC115145170 gene encoding claudin-34-like, translated to MAYLVHTAHPQFVSLWLSTVGWALTAVTLGLIQWRVWQVADLTFITSGEAWVGLWRVCFYSHTLVTSGFRVMYCQSMALSDSFTPPEVATAQVLTLLGLVVGFCGNAAAVYALRSVYFGLEKPTPIRRAFAVAGTLCLLSAVCFLIPLLWNLNSVVTNQTIAFPSNFHMPPAPVTQKPGAGIGVGIIGSFMMIVSGVIFILYRFPVKMGPRVEPSGPEARHFDGSRVGTLSPGSVGHSMDILSNSQARDNPAFHSDERL